attatttttatcataaaattttcaatgcaaataatttaataatagaaaaatattaaataacttAATATCCTTAAAAGattagatttattttttttaaattaatacaatattttgtgattatcaaattaatttatatatttgatGGATAAAATCGTTCACACTCAAAttcgttatttttttttatcttaaaagaATTAGtctcaaaaatcaaatttttcgTTTAAGATCAGACTAGGTGCTCAACACTGAAAACACAAATCCAAGACCATGtgggaaaaaaaagaagaccaataaaataatgataaaagGTTTGACTTGTTTAGCAGTTAGCACTACAAAACTTggagtgtatatatatattgtttgatatattaggttcattaattataattatttttgaaaaatgatcATTTTTTTTGGACCTGGCTATAACCTTATTTTAATTGGTGAACTTTTCTTGGACCAAAATACttcattgttgttattttttcaggacAATCTCCATCGTTCTTTTTTCTAGGGCATGGATCTCCATCGTTCATTCAAAGTCCACCTAGGCAGAAAAGAATGAATGGGCTCAAAACTATGTACCAATAAATAATACCAATTTATCTTCAAGAAGTTGGGCCGAATTTTCAATCAGGCTCGGCCCAATAGAAATATCTACCGTATTAATCAAAATTAAGGAAATTACGCCGAAGAAAAGTCGtcggaaaaaaaagaaagagaaaaaaaaagaagaaagaaaaagctcCGGACTTGAGCAGTGGCGCTTCTTGAGCTGAAATCCGCGTGGTTCCATCGAATCGGAACTCGAATAACGAAGTGCGGCAAGCTATGGCGGCGCTTTCGCCGGCGCCGAATAACAGCAACCAGAAGGCAGTGTCGTTGAGCGGTGGAGCAAACCCTCCAAAATCGCAACGTGGTCAGAACAAGCCAAAGTGCAAGCAGTGCGGCAATGTTGCTCGCTCTAGGTTCCTTCTCCCTCCTTTCTTCCTATCATCTTCTTTGTTTATTGATTTCTTATTCTCGCTTTTATGGCTCTCAatctttgttgttgttgttgatgatgtATGCTCTTCTGGTAGGTTaatgaaaattatttaaaaaactGAAATTTAGTTACTTTTTGGGAATTACAAAAGGGTTTCTACCATCTACTGCATCTCGTGCGTCATATTCgtattgattttgatttttgtgTTTAATCAAATATTGCAGGTGTCCGTTCGAATCATGCAAGAGTTGCTGTTCAAGGAATCAAAATCCCTGCCATATTCACGGTCTGCTAACTTTTCAAACACTGATTTCGTGATTTTCttgaatatattttttgtatccgttttcctttgattttttgTGTGCTGAGAGCTTCCTTTTACTTGTGTACACATTGTTAGCTCATGATTTTGAGgttaaaaaaattgatgctTTAATGAAGTTCAATCGCTATGTTGTGAGCCCTAGAATCAATATGCTCTTAAGCTACTTAAAAGGAGCATATATTTGGCTTAGTTCATTCACTATTTATCCTCGGTTAGACCACAGGTTAGTTTGTAACTTAAGGATTCCAGCTAAATAGATACAATAGTTTCCCCCTTCGCAAAACTTTCAAGTTGAGtgatattaaaatattactCCATATTTTGTTTCGAGCATAGCGATTTGCAGACATTAGAGTTCTTGAAAACTTGCCAGTATTAGTAGTGCTCATGTAGAAGCAGTCTAGAAGAAATTGTTcaataaatagaagaaaagaaaatagtaaATAGTAAAATACACATTAGGAATTCAATTATCCTATTCAGAGGCCCAACAATTGGggacaaaaaaaattgttatgtTCGGGTTTGGGCATTGATTTCTTGTACTAGTAATATTCTATTCTATCATATGTCCATCCGTACTAGGTTTGATGTTCAATTTGAAAGAGTGAAGTTTATTGACATCCTAAGATCCTTCACTGTTAACATATTCAATGTAGAAGTGGTCAAATGGAAGCCTTACAGTTCTGCTCTAGCAAAGAAGCTCTCctgttaaatttttttggacTAGTCTAGCTAGTTCAGAAACCTTAGAAGCTCCTGTCACTTGTTTATGCTATTAGGAAATAGGTGTCCAATTTCATTTCCTAGGGAAACCATGACTTAAATGAGTATTTGAGAAACGATGCAAATGCATGTATATTTTGGTGGAGAGTAAAAGATTTATTTATTCttcctttccttttcaattCCTGCTATTGGTGAGGTCGGTCTTCTTTTGGGAGATGATATCAGTGGAACATATCAAATATCTAAGCCTTGTTTCACTTGGTGAGATAAGTTACATGGATTAGGCAATGTCATATTATCTTGTATAAATCCCAATGCAAACATATGATTGacatatatttgtttttttttttttgaaaaaaaaaattgttgttgctgctgttgTTGTTTAACTATAACAGTTTTATATTAACTAAGTTGTACAATACATACAATTTCTAAAGTTGAATTAAACAATTAACAacttgtgttttttttttctacaagACAAAGGAAAAACGGAAaattttaatcacatctttggTGGTGATTTCTTTCTAGTATATATGTTAAATATGATAGAATaacttaattacaaaaatattgttCAATGAGTTTCATGTTAagttctttgtttgattttgtgcaagTACTACTAACCAGTTGCATCATTAATAAAAACTCTTTTCCACTACTTGAAAAGCTGAAAGAAGGCACAAAACTAGTTGCATAAATGCGTTTTTCATTTGATAACTTTGAGATTATCTATGTATAATTCTATTAATTTTCTCAAATTTGTCTATAATGTGAAGATTCTAACATCTTTTTACTCCATTCTAAGTCCCATATTATGTGTCTTATGGTGAATGCAGTTTTGAAGACAAGTACAACTTTGCCTGACAAGGCACCATCTTCCAGTGCTGCTCCAATTGAGCAGCAATCTGTAGAGCCATCTCAATCATCGTGAGTTATATAAGTTTCGAGGATAATCATTCCACATTTTGATCTTGTTCATCTGATCATCTCACAGTTTTATTCTTTCAAACTTAAAAACTTAAAACTAGAAGGAACAAACAAAATGTTATTTAAAGTCTATTTTTTGACAAACAGATGCAGGATTTTTATCCTCTAAGAATAGGTCTGCTGTTTCCTTCTAGAAACAGGGGGTGAACTCTGTAGTGAACAATTGTTTATTCGTGTTTTATCTCATCTAAAACTGTAAAAGTATTACGTCAAATAGTCATTAATCTTTAGTCATGTATTTCAGAACGGCAAGTAGAGTTGCATCACTTCGACAACTTTCCAACAGTTTTGCCCAGTTCAATAATTTGAACATTTCATTTCGCTCAAGGAAACCACTAACTAGAAAGGTAAAGATATACGCAAACAATGGTTGTTTAAAGTGATTTTTTGAATATCATTTTTCGTGAAAGTGAAAGTGAAAGTGTGGGAGTTATTACAGGATGCTGCAGCTATAAATGAATGGAGATTTTCAAAGTTAAAGGAATACAAGGAACGAAATATTGAACTGGAAAATGAAACATTTGACAGATACATGCAGAATATAGATCTACTAGAGGAAGTATTGGCAGTTAAGTCTATGGAAGACAATGTGTCTTCTGAGTCGGAGTCAAACGCTTCATCAATGGAGGTAAACAATGATCTAATGATAACAAAGCTAAAATTGCAAATACGATCCAACTCCGTGGGAAGTGACGCTGCAAGAATGAGAATGCAACAAATTGTAGACAGGGGACTAAAGAAGCTTAAGATGTCTGCAGTCAATGGTGCCGCCACTGAAGCACTTAGTGAAGATCCCAATAACACTTCAGGAGCAGCGAAAAGTTTGAGGACTGAAAGGTTGTCTGCTATAAGCGATCTTATtgataaaattaacaaagcccGAAGTGAGGAGGATTTGAAGTCATGCTTGGAGATAAAGTCCCAACTCTTCAATATGGATGGGGGCTCCAGCATAGTAGACCCTCAACCTCAAGACAACGAGACACATGGAAAAGAAATTGATCAAGGTGATTCAACATCAGGAGAAGAATTGGAATATTCTTTACCAAAATTGGTTGGAACTACTGATATTGATCAAGAAACTCTAAACACCATCGACAATCATTTTTCTTCCCTTGAGTATTTAGAGTTATGAGGTTCTTGAtatcaatataaatttatatgttCTGTTGTTTTAGTGAGTCTTGATTATACAATGACAGAATGCAGCTTCCACATTTTGTATCAGACagcaatatttatttatatataattgttcTTGCTATATTTTGTGCAAGTTATTCTTATAATCTTATCCACTAATGTGTTTATGAGATGAATGACAATTGATAGTTACACATTCCTCACATTTCTAAGGAATATCAGAGCCATtgaccaaaaagaaaaagaactatACAGGTACATATTCCTGCCATATAAATTTATTGCACTATGCACCACCTTATCAGTGAAGAAACCAAATCGTATATATTCTTTCCCTTGATATCATtttcattaattaataaattattattccGGCAACAATAAGCATCCAACTTCCAACTGATATAACTAAAGAGAAGAATATTTTGGTGATAAAATGCTTAATAAAACAGCATGCATGATTCACTCAACGCTTAGTGGTTTAACAACTGATAAACAGATTATAGTTTACATTAGCATATTAATTTGATTCACTTGAAATTTGTGTTTCAACTACCTATTGAAGTTGATAATCCTATTTAGAATTTATCTTTGAATCAAAGACTTCATCAATTGATTTGAACTCAATTACCTCAAAATGGAATTAGATAGGGTTAGGCAGGTCTTTATGTTTCTTCTTGAAGATTTAATTATATACATAGAATCTTAAGCAACCAAGTTTTGTGTGTTTCACTTAAGAGCTATGAGTTTTAATatgattaattattattcatccATCGCTATTGTGATTAGGAGAAGATATCATTTTCCCGCAGCCAAACAAATGTTTACAAGTTTTTGTTAGGTTTCTTGAGAGGTGGCATAAACTTTCTTGTTTATGTAACCCATTTTCCCCTTAAAGCAAGGCTTTCAATAGACTCAAATCTCAATGTTATTAATAAGCTTCAATGGCTATACTCATTTCAATGTCAACTTTGTAGTTTTTGCTAATTAATCTATTCATCATACTCAATGCTTCTCTATCCCCTTTAACTTGTGATGATAATGATTCTCTGATAAGACTTTGATTCATCAACCTACACAAAAAAGAAAGTAAAGGAGCCTATCAAAGTGGGAATTAAGTGTTCATCACGTAATTGACATAATATATGctttattttacttttgaaCATAGGTAATATGTGTGGTGCAAAAATAACATACATAAGTAGTCACCCTTCCAATCACATTATTTAATTCTTAGATTcaaaaatacatataaataaatctaattaaaaattcaatttccACCCCTCTCCTAGGACTTTGCATCTTACTTGCTTCCACAAAACTATGATTATGTTGGTGATAAATCGATAGTGATGGAGGAAAAGTTAAGCATATCACATGGAAATGGTGTTTTCCCAAGAGGGTATTAATTAAAAGTATGGCTTTGATAATAAGAGTTGGGATTCAGTAGAGAGAGCATCATGGTTTggttaatatataaatattccTCTTTTGATGAACATGTCAGTCCCATGTGTATGGTGCAGCCAAGAATCGTGGGGTCTTGTTCATATATGAATCATGGCTTCTCTATAATTGTGATTTGTAAAGTCTTAGTGTGTTAGGACTGTGATTGATGCTGACACTATTATCTGGTCAAACAAAACACAGCAAGTAGTTTAGCTTTCACATTAAACCAAAAGAAagggagggggggggggggggagggtGATAattacatagaaaataaaataatttaagaaaaaattatgAATGGCAATCTAATCTCGTAATTAATGTAGTCACTCAAAGGATATATATAATTGATTGCTTAATTTAAAACATCTTTTACATGCTATAAGCTATATCAATTATAGACTTATAGTTGTATTTGGCTATGTGATTGGTTTTgttattatgatatttttattttgacttAAATATCAAAAGCTTTTTAAGATACACACGTCAAAGATAATAGAGTTTATCTAATATGTGTCCTAAAAGCATAAATTAAAATTGCTAGTAATAGATAAAtattttacttaaataaatacaTAACAAATACATTAAGGATTtaaattttacattatttttaataaagacttttttaatttgttatcatGTGTCTTAACTAAACCAAGATAATAATATCtacaaattagataaataatattaatttttagaaaaatggaATATTATgttcaaataataaatttaaacgAACTTGAAGGATTTGATACATCAACTTGTGAAACCAGATGATGAGGTATGATTGCATAAGTTTCATTTAAAGAAAAATGGGTCAAtgcttatatatataataagcatAGCTGGTAAACATTATTACATTAAATTCGTAACGAATTTTTAATTgtattctatatttttttttctcaactACATACatgttttaatttctttatatatacatataaattgtTGTTCATCATTTTTGTGATTAGGAAGTCAGAACGATTTTGTTCAATGTTATATATGTAAGTCACAATCATGATGAAGAACCAATTGAAAGTATATGCTTGTAGAAGAATACTGAAACTTATGATTCAGCATAATGGTTTGGTTTGCTAAAGATATATGTTTTTTAATTTCCCTATAGTTGCTGAACTCTTTAGATTTcctaaattattcaaatttattttcaacAAGCAAAAACTATAAGAAtaatatttgataaaattattctaatcttaaatataatacatatgaatattaaatagaataatttatcctttaataaattattaaataaaagatgACTCATTTTATAAATTTGCCCTTGCTGTAAATAGTGATATCTtcaataacaaaagaaaatagccCATTCTATATAAACTAAAGTATTTTGTGAAGTGGGCACTTAAAACATTACAATAAGTGACTTTTAAAATTAggatttgtttttaatttatttataaaattggaAAAAATCATAATTTTCATAAATAAGAATACTCTAAAAAATTAACCATACTAAACTAAATCTAAACCTATCTAGGAATGCACATTTTAAATAAGAAACCTAACCTAATCCTGAAGTATATATTTGTTTTCAACCAACTGAGCCAAACTTCTTCCATTTGTTTATGTTTGTATTTTGGGGAGaatgataaagaaaaagaggGTAAACAAGAATATAGGAATTCAAAccgaataaaaaaaatatatttaaattgaaacagtaatagaaattaaaatggatatattgaaattaaatataaaaagaatcaaTCTACCTTTTATCCAATTTTTTGACGTAATAAAAAAGAGACTCCTCAATCTAATTTGTACACGCCATAATTTATTTAAGAATTGAATCGAAGGAACTCTTCAATTTTTTACTCAATTTTCCGATGAAATAAGAGAGGGACTCACTCAACCTCTCTTGTCCACACTATGATTTTATCACGAAATTAGAAGGGAGGTTTTCACACCTCTAATCTCTGAATCGACTACCATAATTTAtaagatatttataattttttattaaattaaaattaaaaaaaatttaagcctataacaaagtctaatttaataattaaataaataaaaataaaatatatcaaattaaattaaatattttaaaatataatttaataatttttaaataatacttaatttttttatattacgAATAAATACGTATAAAGAAAAACGTATTTATCGTTGTTAACCATGCCATCATTCTTTTTAAGTGAAAATAACGACTTAGAGGAAGATAATAATAACCCAAACCTAAtgagtttaaattaaaaagtatattcaacaaaaaattttattttacatatCATTAAATTGCATTCATGTCCCAACTATtaggggtgttcgcggtgcgATTTGGATCGGTTTTGAATCAAAAATTCATCCGATCCGAACACTAATTTTACTtgcggtgcggtttggattggatgatgttttaaaataaatccgatccgatccgatccaatttcaagcggtttggattggattggatttgcggttttgtaaattaaaaaaaattaaatacatataacaagtcttaacatcaaattttaaataattaacaatgaCATAATAAGTCTcaacaatatcttaaaaaactaacgataacataacatagaaataaaattataggttagttaaaataaataataaataacattttgaacataaactatttattaaataataataatacatgaataatataaaaatatataataaattaaacatgttataagtataattataaatataataataaaataataatattatagcacattgtgcggtttggattggattagATCGGTTTTGAAAAGTAGATCCGAAATCTGATCCGATCCAGcggtttgtaaaaaataaaatccaatcaaaTCCAAATTAGTGCGGTTTTAATCGGTttcggtttggattggattggatgagCGGTTTAATTTGAATCGGTTTGGATTTGAACACCCTACCAACTATATACCCTACCACCCTCGAACAGTTACAACTAAACATGTATTCAAAAAACAGTGGCTGATGGCTTAATCATATCTATCAAATATCAATGATCATTATATATACAATATTTTGGTGTATTGACATATATATATTAAACTACTCGTTAGTCTTAGCCCATgatgagaataaaaaaattttataatctaCAAATTTAACCCAATAGAATACATAAATTTAgttataattttagtttttattattttattttatcttatctttatcttatatttatgtgtttttatcttatttttatttgtttttatttttatttttattcatagaccaatactctatatatatttaattttaccTTCATAAGTTACAatacaattcaattcaattcaatcaattaaaaaatacaaaatacaatattcttcatcttttcttatctcgttcttttataattttatcatagTATCAGAGCTACTGTTCACAAACAATTCAATTCCACATTCGAAGATGAAGAAGTTCTTTACGAAATTAAAATTGTGCTACTATCCACGTCCGACTACTAATAAGAAAAAGCTATCGAAGTTTTCACTGTCCAGTGGCCGCATCACGAAGGATCGTTGTGATAGCAGCGTCGACCACAACGAGTTGTTGTTACCAAACCACAAAAAAAAACCCAATGTGATTTTACCCTCCGACGATTACAAGAACAACAAGGAGTGGTGGAAGTCAATGCCGATCATGACTTCAGAGTTCGCTTTTTCCATATCTTAAGCTCTAAATTCGTATAATGTTTAAGTGTTGTGATGTGTTCAAATCTGTGTTAATAACTAATAGTTAAATTTTTATGCTATTATTAGAATTGCAACTGTACATAATAGAACAATTAGTTTAACTTCTATATTTATACCATTCTATTTCAGATagattttttcttaaaaaaataaacaatattctttatcttttcttatctCACTCTTTCATAgttttatcaaaatatatatattcttcATTGCCACAGCCTAAAGCTCGAGGAGTTGAGGGGTTAAGTCAAAGAAGGCAACTTATATTAAGCACTAGAAACtaggggtgttcgcggtgcgGTTTGGATCAGTTTTGAATCAAAAATTCATCCGATCCGAACACTAATTTTACTtgcggtgcggtttggattggatgatgttttaaaataaatccgatccgatccgatccaatttcaagcggtttggattggattggatttgcggttttgtaaattaaaaaaattaaatacatataacaagtcttaacatcaaattttaaataattaacaatgaCATAATAAGTCTcaacaatatcttaaaaaactaacgataacataacatagaaataaaattataggttagttaaaataaataataaataacattttgaacataaactatttattaaataataataatacatgaataatataaaaatatataataaattaaacatgttataagtataattataaatataataataaaataataatattatagcacattgtgcggtttggattggattggatcggtTTTGAAAAGTAGATCCAAAATTCGATCCGATCCAGcggtttgtaaaaaataaaatccaatcaGATCCAAATTAGTGCGGTTTTAATCGGTttcggtttggattggattgaatGAGCGGTTTAATTTGAATCGGTTTGAATTTGAACACCCTACTAGAAACCTCATTCCACGAAACACATCGTTATTATTCATCACGATATCTAATGTTTCAAGAAAATCCAAGCACAATTCAACCTTAGctttcacaattttttttaccTAGTCCAAATGAAGAAAATGGCACCATCAATATCCCTTTAATTTTATATCGGAGACATACACAAACCTATACTAGATATTATGGCAATAATGACATGATtgaatctaataattccaagtTCTTTTCTCTAagcttttttctttctcctttaaTTTGCGTATATTAACCGTATCATTGCTCGATGTTTATTATGTCTTATGATTTACAAAAAGGaatgatattatttattaattaaagaaACATAAAGGAATTAATTAAGGATCTATTATCTATAAAGAGAATTGGTTGTTtttaactttagctacagagaaTCAAACCTGAATTATTTGTACatcaaaaaacaaaagagagaaaaaaaaaagttggcAAGCTATGATGTTTGGATTGAGATAACGACTTGGCAACACCCTTTAAGTTAAAAAGAATTTGCACGAGTTGGAGCAACTAGACAATTTTGTGTATTGTTTTTTCAGTCACTAATATTGGAATGATGCTTTTAAGCTAACCGTGCATACAATAAAGTACTCAATCATtctatctattttttattttttattcttgttatgGCACGATATAATGGACTAGCTAGATATGTCAAGATTCTCCAGATTAACGCTCAAGGCTTAGTTTGGAATATTATTCAGTTAATTAGTTGTAATTGTAATGTGAATCTATATAGTTTAAGTTCCATCACATAAATGAGTGGATATGCATTCTCTATTCACCACTATACACTTCTAATTGATAATAATGCATGCCATGGTCTACGCTACTTCTTagtaaattaatttataaactCATAGGAATTATTTGTAAAATAATCTTACACTATTCTAttacaaaaagaaataaataaataaaataaaaaagaaagaaagaaaggcaACTGTTGGTGTGGATGAATCATTGATCAAAGTCAAaagtaaatattattaattagaCGAACATTAAGTATAATAATAATGTACCCTGTTCTGACCTGGCCAGAAGTTTGTACATATAGTGCGTTTGGAATCCATGTTCCGTATTAGTCACATGTTATGCACAAGAACTGTCACCTCCATATATAATTTCAGTAGTAATAATGTCCTGAAAAAATATCCAACTCGTACACatgcataatcataatcataaatAGGAGCACCCCAAATATTAACATATAtgtcattttaattttttatgaaatatttgataataaaaaaaattaaataaaaatagtgaGAATtaatcttatttaatatttattaattttaataataattaatgaatgacaaataaaacaagttgtaattatttttttattatttctctaATATTAtcgatttatttttatatataaaatatactataaataaAGCAAGTTTCAttaattttacttaaaaaacAAGACTTTTTTAATGTAtagttaatattatttaataatggAAATAGATTATTAGAACCATTAGCTAGTGTAGTAACATGGCATTCAAGAAACAAGAATCTATTGAGTCAGTTATGGTTTGTTAGTGATTCTTGTAGCAATTCTTTAGTCCTATATAAGCACCATAATAGTTAGGCATAAGCAGGCTTTTGTATTCTACAATTCAGTGATAATTCCAatcactttcttctttctttagcaaattttttttttctgcttttgtTCATACTCTTGCTGCAACTATTCTGTTAATACcaattaacttttttattataaaattattgcTTTTTGACCCTCACTTTTTGGATAGTTTAGTATTAAAATTTAGTGTGTACTGTGTAGGACTTAAAATTTAGAGTTTAGAAATTAAGATTTAAAACAAAAGtataatcttaaaaaaaattgatattgactgaaaaataattaattttctagCTA
The genomic region above belongs to Arachis stenosperma cultivar V10309 chromosome 5, arast.V10309.gnm1.PFL2, whole genome shotgun sequence and contains:
- the LOC130978964 gene encoding uncharacterized protein LOC130978964: MAALSPAPNNSNQKAVSLSGGANPPKSQRGQNKPKCKQCGNVARSRCPFESCKSCCSRNQNPCHIHVLKTSTTLPDKAPSSSAAPIEQQSVEPSQSSTASRVASLRQLSNSFAQFNNLNISFRSRKPLTRKDAAAINEWRFSKLKEYKERNIELENETFDRYMQNIDLLEEVLAVKSMEDNVSSESESNASSMEVNNDLMITKLKLQIRSNSVGSDAARMRMQQIVDRGLKKLKMSAVNGAATEALSEDPNNTSGAAKSLRTERLSAISDLIDKINKARSEEDLKSCLEIKSQLFNMDGGSSIVDPQPQDNETHGKEIDQGDSTSGEELEYSLPKLVGTTDIDQETLNTIDNHFSSLEYLEL